One window of Kosakonia cowanii JCM 10956 = DSM 18146 genomic DNA carries:
- the mdtI gene encoding multidrug/spermidine efflux SMR transporter subunit MdtI: MLLLEWVHALWLAMAIILEIVANIFLKLSDGFRRKLYGCGSLVAVLAAFSALSQAVKGIDLSVAYALWGGFGIVATLAAGWILFGQRLNGKGWIGLALLLIGMMLIKLA; encoded by the coding sequence ATGTTACTGCTTGAGTGGGTGCACGCGTTATGGCTGGCGATGGCCATTATTCTGGAAATTGTTGCCAACATCTTTTTAAAACTTTCTGACGGCTTTCGTCGCAAACTCTATGGCTGCGGATCGTTAGTGGCAGTACTGGCGGCGTTCAGTGCGCTGTCGCAGGCGGTAAAGGGGATCGATCTCTCCGTCGCCTACGCCCTGTGGGGCGGATTCGGTATCGTGGCGACGCTCGCCGCCGGCTGGATCCTCTTTGGCCAGCGCCTCAATGGCAAAGGCTGGATCGGCCTGGCGCTGCTGCTTATTGGGATGATGCTGATAAAACTTGCCTGA
- a CDS encoding putative bifunctional diguanylate cyclase/phosphodiesterase, with translation MLNPLSWRNIPTARTLFVMIFLAGAGLIISVVALLYLSLHLISSKANEIDEHRAALAVQGAIQTSVNRMRSLGLDNAVWDEAVRVVYRTPMDTGWLYNTWGAGFKVDNLYDGTFVLDEHFAVVWGAFRSLPFNERNLAFFGDGLAALIRNHAAALQQGKDIFAGITRTRRGVAFVSIGLIRPVSGRLDKQGSARRYLVMTRHLDDELLSELGSTFQIQNLRLTSQNAPASSMPLHGSADEFLGYMSWEPHFPGAEAADAAADDIRQIAMLASGLILLFIVLSSAGLYKLAKGEKLARSIALTDWLSRLPNRRALIEQLDQWSEWGNSDLISVVFIDLDGFKDVNDIYGHDVGDRLIVTIAQTLQEKVPTDGMLARMGGDEFAMTLSGPWSVEKAADFAQMVLDYFCAPVRIGKRSLHISASIGIASGTLVECSSSELFRRADIAMYHSKMCGKARMTHYDAALNSARERQLMIENDIRDGLEREEFDVWYQPIIDARSGKMSGVEALARWPRRPDGELKPDEFIPIAETSGLIYALGQFVLRRACRDLYPHTGLKLSVNISPAQFRDPEFEDKVAQVLETCRFPAQRLQLEVTETYVLENPERAQAAIANLKALGTAVALDDFGTGYSSIGYLRRFNFDTIKIDKSLAGLVDNDEQASALVSGTIRIASALGMQVVAEGVENETQMALLRDAGCDQLQGFYFSAPMPLERLLQHHLQRQE, from the coding sequence ATGCTCAATCCGCTAAGCTGGCGCAATATCCCCACAGCAAGAACGCTTTTTGTGATGATTTTTCTGGCGGGAGCTGGGCTCATCATCTCCGTCGTTGCGCTCCTCTATCTCTCACTGCACCTGATTAGCAGTAAAGCGAATGAAATCGATGAGCACCGCGCGGCGCTCGCCGTGCAAGGGGCCATTCAGACTTCGGTCAACAGGATGCGATCTCTCGGCCTCGATAACGCGGTGTGGGATGAAGCGGTGCGCGTCGTCTACCGCACGCCGATGGATACCGGCTGGCTCTACAACACCTGGGGCGCGGGCTTTAAAGTCGATAATCTCTATGACGGCACTTTTGTGCTGGATGAGCACTTTGCGGTGGTGTGGGGGGCGTTTCGCAGCTTGCCTTTTAATGAGCGCAATCTCGCCTTTTTTGGTGACGGGCTGGCGGCGCTCATCCGCAACCATGCCGCGGCGCTGCAGCAGGGCAAAGACATTTTTGCCGGCATCACCCGCACGCGTCGGGGGGTAGCGTTTGTCAGCATTGGCCTGATCCGCCCGGTGTCGGGCCGACTTGATAAGCAGGGCAGCGCGCGGCGTTACTTAGTGATGACCCGTCATCTTGATGATGAGCTGCTCAGCGAACTGGGCAGCACCTTTCAGATCCAGAACCTGCGCCTGACATCGCAAAACGCGCCGGCAAGCAGCATGCCGTTGCACGGCTCCGCCGACGAATTCCTCGGTTATATGAGCTGGGAGCCGCACTTTCCGGGCGCGGAAGCGGCAGACGCGGCGGCAGACGATATCCGCCAGATCGCGATGCTCGCCTCGGGTCTTATCCTGCTGTTTATCGTGCTCAGCAGCGCCGGGCTTTATAAGCTGGCAAAAGGGGAGAAGCTGGCGCGCAGCATTGCGTTAACCGACTGGCTCAGCCGTCTGCCCAACCGACGCGCGCTGATTGAGCAGTTAGATCAGTGGAGCGAGTGGGGCAACAGCGATCTGATAAGCGTGGTGTTTATCGATCTTGATGGTTTTAAAGATGTGAATGATATCTATGGTCATGACGTGGGTGACCGGCTGATCGTCACCATTGCGCAGACATTGCAGGAAAAAGTGCCGACTGACGGCATGCTGGCGCGCATGGGTGGGGATGAGTTTGCCATGACCCTGAGCGGGCCGTGGTCGGTTGAAAAAGCCGCCGACTTTGCGCAAATGGTGCTCGACTACTTCTGCGCGCCGGTGCGCATTGGCAAACGTTCACTGCATATCAGCGCCAGCATCGGCATCGCCAGCGGAACGCTGGTGGAGTGCTCAAGCTCCGAGCTGTTCCGCCGGGCTGATATCGCCATGTACCATTCGAAAATGTGCGGCAAAGCGCGGATGACGCACTATGACGCCGCACTAAACAGCGCCCGCGAGCGCCAGCTGATGATTGAAAACGATATTCGTGACGGGCTGGAGCGCGAAGAGTTTGACGTCTGGTATCAGCCGATTATCGATGCCCGCAGCGGCAAGATGAGCGGCGTTGAAGCGCTGGCGCGCTGGCCGCGTCGCCCGGATGGCGAGCTGAAACCGGACGAGTTTATCCCGATTGCTGAAACCAGCGGCCTGATTTACGCGCTGGGGCAGTTTGTCCTGCGTCGTGCCTGCCGCGATCTCTACCCGCACACCGGGCTCAAACTGTCGGTCAATATCTCTCCCGCGCAGTTTCGCGACCCGGAGTTTGAAGACAAAGTCGCTCAGGTGCTGGAGACCTGTCGCTTTCCGGCGCAGCGCCTGCAACTGGAGGTGACGGAAACGTACGTGCTGGAGAACCCGGAGCGCGCGCAGGCGGCGATTGCCAACTTAAAAGCGCTGGGCACGGCGGTCGCACTCGATGATTTCGGCACCGGTTACTCCAGCATCGGCTACCTGCGGCGCTTTAATTTCGACACCATCAAAATTGATAAATCCCTCGCCGGATTAGTGGATAACGATGAGCAGGCGTCAGCATTAGTAAGCGGCACAATCCGCATTGCCAGCGCACTGGGGATGCAGGTCGTAGCGGAAGGGGTGGAAAACGAAACGCAAATGGCGCTGCTGCGTGATGCGGGCTGCGATCAGTTGCAGGGCTTCTACTTTAGCGCGCCGATGCCGCTGGAGAGGCTGTTACAACACCATCTCCAGCGGCAGGAGTGA
- a CDS encoding trypsin-like serine peptidase, which translates to MRRTVVLLLGPLLLFSAVGHADDGDEDAVSARDIKTLFFGHDDRVRVASPTTAPWDAIGQLETASGNLCTATLISPHLALTAGHCLLTPPRGKIDKAIALRFVSQKGVWRYEIHGIEGRVDASLGRRLKADGEGWIVPSSAASWDFGLIVLRYPPSGITPLPLFSGDKDALTAALKAANRKVTQAGYPQDHLDNLFSHQDCIVTGWAQSSVLSHQCDTLPGDSGSPLMLKTDEGWQLIAVQSSAPAAKDRWRADNRAIAVTGFRDKLDALASDTVQ; encoded by the coding sequence ATGCGAAGAACCGTTGTGCTGTTGCTGGGACCGCTGCTTTTGTTTTCCGCTGTTGGACATGCTGATGATGGCGATGAGGACGCGGTTAGCGCCAGGGATATAAAAACCCTTTTTTTTGGGCATGACGATCGTGTCCGCGTCGCGTCACCGACCACCGCACCGTGGGATGCGATAGGTCAGCTCGAGACCGCCAGCGGCAATCTCTGCACCGCCACGCTTATCTCCCCGCATCTCGCCTTAACCGCCGGGCACTGTCTGCTGACGCCGCCGCGCGGCAAAATTGATAAAGCGATAGCGCTGCGCTTTGTGTCGCAAAAAGGGGTCTGGCGCTATGAGATCCACGGTATTGAAGGGCGCGTTGATGCCTCGTTGGGTCGACGCCTGAAGGCCGACGGCGAAGGGTGGATTGTCCCCTCCTCGGCCGCCTCATGGGATTTTGGGCTGATCGTTTTACGCTATCCGCCCTCCGGCATTACGCCGCTGCCGCTGTTTAGCGGCGATAAAGATGCGCTTACTGCCGCGCTGAAAGCCGCCAACCGCAAAGTGACGCAGGCAGGTTATCCGCAAGATCATCTGGATAATCTCTTTAGCCATCAGGATTGTATTGTGACGGGCTGGGCGCAGAGCAGCGTGCTGTCGCATCAGTGCGATACGCTACCGGGCGATAGCGGTTCACCGCTGATGTTAAAAACCGATGAGGGCTGGCAGCTGATCGCCGTGCAAAGCTCAGCCCCGGCGGCAAAAGATCGCTGGCGCGCCGATAACCGCGCGATTGCGGTGACCGGTTTTCGTGACAAGCTGGACGCGCTGGCCAGCGATACGGTGCAGTAA
- the asr gene encoding acid resistance repetitive basic protein Asr, with protein sequence MKKVLALVVAAAMGLSSAAFAADTAATSQAPAAAPTTTTAAPAAADTKAAPAKKVHHKKHKKAAEQKAQAAKKQHKKAAAKPAAEQKAQAAKKHHKKAAAKPAVEQKAQAAKKHHKHVKHTAAKPAAQPAA encoded by the coding sequence ATGAAAAAAGTATTAGCTCTGGTTGTTGCCGCTGCAATGGGTCTGTCTTCTGCTGCTTTCGCTGCTGACACCGCTGCCACCTCTCAGGCTCCGGCTGCTGCGCCGACCACCACTACCGCTGCTCCGGCTGCTGCTGACACCAAAGCAGCTCCGGCGAAGAAAGTTCACCACAAGAAACACAAAAAAGCCGCTGAGCAGAAAGCTCAGGCTGCTAAAAAACAGCACAAGAAAGCCGCCGCTAAACCGGCTGCTGAGCAGAAAGCCCAGGCTGCTAAAAAGCACCACAAAAAAGCCGCTGCTAAACCGGCTGTAGAGCAGAAAGCCCAGGCTGCTAAAAAACACCACAAACACGTAAAACACACTGCTGCTAAACCGGCTGCACAGCCGGCTGCATAA
- a CDS encoding carboxypeptidase M32 codes for MDKQNYQQLTRTFLRLSRFSHLAAVAGWDMFAMMPPGGSAARGEALAELSVLRHQILTNPQVGQWLSSAGQEDLNDVEQANLREMQRHYDEAALLPEALVEALSLAGSKCEHAWRTQRPANDWAGFSANLKEVVKLTREEAKLRAAAKGCSPYDALLDKFEPDMTSARLDELFGEVKSWLPDLLKQAVEKQAQQTLIAPQGPFPIADQRELGLQAMKTLGFDFNGGRLDVSAHPFCGGVPEDVRITTRYDENELLSALFGVVHETGHARYEQNLPRSWPGQPIALARSTAIHESQSLFFEMQLGRSEAFLRRLQPAIIERFGMQPAFEEHNFIAWNQRVKPGYIRVDADEVSYPAHVILRYEIERALIDGEIEVDDIPALWNEKMHSWLGLSTEGNYRNGCMQDIHWTDGGFGYFPSYTLGAMYAAQLFHAARRALPGLEEAIAAGDFSALFEWLRQNIWQHGSRFSTAQLIANATGEPLNADYFRQHLTRRYL; via the coding sequence ATGGATAAGCAGAACTATCAACAACTCACCCGTACCTTCCTTCGCCTGTCACGTTTCTCACATCTTGCCGCCGTTGCTGGCTGGGATATGTTCGCCATGATGCCGCCGGGCGGCAGCGCCGCGCGCGGTGAAGCGCTGGCCGAGCTGAGCGTGCTGCGCCACCAGATTTTAACCAATCCGCAGGTCGGCCAGTGGCTCTCCAGCGCCGGTCAGGAAGATCTCAACGACGTTGAACAGGCTAACCTGCGTGAAATGCAGCGCCACTACGATGAAGCAGCCCTGCTGCCGGAAGCGCTGGTGGAAGCCCTTTCGCTGGCGGGCAGTAAATGTGAACACGCCTGGCGTACCCAGCGCCCGGCCAATGACTGGGCGGGCTTCTCCGCCAATCTGAAAGAGGTGGTGAAACTCACCCGCGAAGAGGCGAAGCTGCGCGCGGCGGCAAAAGGCTGCTCGCCCTATGATGCCCTGCTGGATAAGTTCGAGCCGGATATGACCAGCGCCCGCCTTGATGAGCTGTTTGGCGAGGTCAAAAGCTGGCTGCCGGATCTGCTGAAACAGGCGGTAGAGAAACAGGCGCAGCAGACGCTTATCGCCCCGCAAGGGCCGTTCCCGATTGCCGATCAGCGTGAGCTGGGTTTGCAGGCGATGAAGACGCTCGGTTTCGATTTTAACGGCGGACGCCTTGATGTCAGCGCCCACCCCTTCTGCGGCGGCGTGCCGGAAGATGTGCGCATCACCACCCGTTACGATGAAAATGAGTTGCTGAGTGCTCTGTTCGGCGTGGTGCATGAAACCGGTCATGCCCGCTATGAGCAGAACCTGCCGCGCAGCTGGCCAGGTCAGCCGATTGCGCTGGCGCGCTCCACGGCGATCCATGAATCACAGAGCCTCTTCTTTGAGATGCAGCTCGGGCGCAGCGAAGCCTTCCTGCGTCGCCTGCAGCCCGCGATTATTGAGCGGTTCGGTATGCAGCCAGCCTTTGAAGAGCACAACTTTATCGCCTGGAACCAGCGCGTGAAGCCGGGCTATATTCGCGTTGACGCCGACGAGGTGAGTTATCCGGCACACGTTATTCTGCGCTATGAGATCGAGCGGGCGTTGATCGACGGTGAGATCGAGGTCGACGATATTCCAGCCCTATGGAATGAGAAGATGCACTCCTGGCTTGGGCTATCGACCGAAGGCAACTACCGCAACGGCTGTATGCAGGATATCCACTGGACCGACGGTGGCTTTGGTTACTTCCCCTCGTACACGCTGGGCGCAATGTACGCCGCACAGCTGTTCCACGCCGCGCGTCGCGCGCTGCCGGGCCTTGAAGAAGCCATCGCCGCCGGTGATTTCAGCGCGCTGTTTGAGTGGCTGCGCCAGAACATCTGGCAGCATGGCAGCCGCTTTAGCACTGCCCAGCTGATCGCCAACGCCACCGGCGAGCCGCTGAATGCGGACTATTTCCGCCAGCACCTTACCCGCCGTTACCTCTAA
- a CDS encoding KPN_01571 family protein, whose product MALDAVRELMGASSVFALF is encoded by the coding sequence ATGGCGCTTGACGCTGTGCGGGAGTTGATGGGCGCAAGCTCTGTCTTCGCGCTTTTCTAG